A region of Channa argus isolate prfri chromosome 8, Channa argus male v1.0, whole genome shotgun sequence DNA encodes the following proteins:
- the LOC137131582 gene encoding uncharacterized protein has protein sequence MADSASLEDARPEEEREFQKVINVIGGKEKIYLVSDASQSKDVDVDDAGILQEFIRDMFHISDLENGSAQLHSSPSSSHGENACANYLPSETDTVKCPAIPLKLRPKGLEVRPCPEGKDRLKEKRPKRNGCAPRTATMRTNVYSHKRAIDSPVIIFIFRQKFLNQTCNEVCLKEILKDVKARTKCASMNRPALIGLVRTVQENAASHRCAELLESRMRSVFHKHPPETIWVGCFIPKTEAKMLNIKKNACNVIYSCQTADNTRDRGNLLFWPFQCLFWPQGRGARSQDNNSSTNRQRGDAGSVEEGIPLKTNSFSAVHHVNEQPDEGNS, from the exons ATGGCGGACTCGGCCTCCTTGGAGGACGCGCGGCCCGAGGAGGAGAGAGAATTTCAGAAGGTTATAAATGTGATTGGCGGTAAAGAGAAGATTTATTTAGTCAGCGATGCCAGTCAAAGTAAAGACGTCGACGTGGATGACGCTGGGATATTGCAGGAGTTCATACGTGACATGTTTCACATCAGCGATCTTGAGAACGGTAGCGCACAGCTCCACTCCTCTCCCTCTTCTAGTCACGGCGAAAATGCATGTGCAAACTACCTTCCATCCGAGACTGACACGGTGAAATGTCCTGCAATACCGCTGAAACTGAGGCCCAAGGGTTTGGAGGTGAGACCGTGCCCGGAGGGAAAGGACAGATTGAAGGAGAAGCGGCCGAAGCGCAATGGATGCGCTCCGAGAACAGCAACGATGAGGACAAATGTTTACAGCCATAAACGAGCGATAGACTCTCCTGTAATAATTTTCATCTTCAGACAGAAGTTTCTCAACCAAACCTGCAACGAAGTGTGCTTAAAGGAGATCCTGAAAGACGTGAAAGCGCGTACGAAATGCGCCAGCATGAACCGACCAGCTCTGATTGGATTGGTTCGCACCGTGCAGGAAAACGCCGCGTCACATCGCTGCGCGGAGCTCCTGGAATCTCGCATGCGTTCAGTGTTCCACAAACATCCGCCAGAGACAATATGGGTTGGCTGCTTCATCCCGAAGACGGAGGCTAAAATGCTCAACATCAAGAAAAACGCCTGCAACGTTATATACTCATGTCAAACAGCAG ATAATACCAGGGATAGagggaacttgcttttttgGCCATTCCAATGTTTGTTCTGGCCTCAGGGAAGAGGAGCCAGAAGCCAGGACAACAACTCTTCAACCAACAGGCAAAGAG GTGACGCTGGAAGTGTAGAGGAAGGCATTCCTCTAAAAACCAATTCCTTTTCTGCTGTGCATCATGTGAACGAGCAGCCAGATGAAGGGAACAGCTGA